agctgcagggtgatatggctctggctaaaaacacaaaacactcaATGCCAGCTAATCATCAGTGTTCAGAAACAAATCACACACCTACAACAATCATTCATTAACAACCAAAACCTCATCCAAAGCCAAATCAGACAGTGTGAACATAATGGCACTCCTGCAGTATGGTGTTTAGAGCAGGAAATTATACAGCTGTTAACCAGCCAGTGAAACTCTTATCACAGTAAGTGTTTGCAGAGATCAGTGGAGACTCATGCAGTGGGATAAACTCTGATAATGTCAGCTCCTGATTTCTATTAGTCTTCATTTAAAGCATCCGGAAGCTACACCGCTTTACAAGGATAAATAATGTAATTCACCGCAACAAGATATCCACTGTGAGAGTGCACTGTTCATCTTTGTCATCGCCTTATTCTGCTTCTGTTTGATAAATTGCTGAAAGGTCTGTAATGGACTTCATCTTTGTGAGCTGGTTAAGTGCATTTGCACTAATGTAAGCAAACACCATTATTCAAAGGTTTAGTGTTGCTTGGTAagattttatgtatattattattattagcattaacaGAGTTAGTTAGATAGTtaattttaatttgataaaaaaaaatttttatgtcgttcttgttaaataaaagtgttatttcttttaaaataatcttTCTAACCACAAACATTTAAGTAGTAGGGAAGTCTTTTAAATTCATGCACAAAAGGAATAGGTCTAAATATATGCTGTTATGAGGTAAATTTTACCTCATCGGGATAAAAAGAAAAACTACAACCAAATGATCCTGTTCTGAGGAGATTTGTGACAAACTTTATATGGAAGaccatataaaatatataaaatgtatataaagaaCATGACAAAGGACAAAGGTTCAAGGCTGTGTACTAACAATGGTTTTAAAAGTGGTTTTAAAAACTACAATTCCATAAAGCACAGCaaagaatttaaaacaattacagtCAAATCAAAAAAATAGCATAACTTAACAGTTTTTGTTAACTTAACATAAGGGCGaaacggtggctcaatggttagcactgtcgcctcacagcaagaaggtcgctggattgagTCCTAGCTGGTCCAGTTGGCAATtttgggtggagtttgcatgttctccccatgttgatgtccaaagacatgcgctttaagtgaattgaatagtctaaattggccgcagtgtatttgtgtgaatgcgagagtatatgggtgtttctcagtactgggttgcagctgaatgggcattccactgtggctacccctgataaataaaaagactaagccgaaggaaaatgaatgaatgaatgaatgattctaaTAAGGTCATCAAAGATTACAGATTACTGAAACATTAATATAACACTACTCTTAACtgcatatgattttaaaaaatgccaAATGTTTTGTAAATATGATTTAATAAGCATATAGCTGATCAACCAATCTATAATGGATCTACTGGCAAACTGTCAAGAAAGCAGCTCTGCGCATTAACAGGCAGGAAGGCTGttttgctgattagaccaatgtGTAGAGCCGAGAAAAGCTGAAGGGAGAAGGAAGATGGCTATTAATCATTTAACAAAGGCTGGAAACCGAGGCCTAGAAACAAGCAAACCAATGAGGAGTGAGGTCTTTATATCCTAAGCAGATTTCAGCAGAATCCAGCACTGTCATGCTCCCTTAGAAAGCTGTGACGCAGGTTTTGTACATGCACAGGTCTGGTGTTGTGGAAAACCGATGTGCATCTGAGAAAAGGTGTGTCTGAAAGCACACATGAGCAAGTCGGAAAGAGGATGAGATGATGGGGGAGGAAGAGGGAGAGTGTGAACGCTAAATCTTTACAGGCGAACATACTGTATGATGAACAATGACTCGCACTGGTTTAATATTTAAAGGTGCCATAATAAGCGTTGATGTAATTgatttaaattgttctctgatgttTACATACACTCAGTaaattggattgaacataaaacaattaagttgtacaaaaaacctcaagaattgtgtcgattctgatcattttaaattagttgttgtaactacttattaaaaatgagctgaaacacaattcttgagtttttttttagatcaacttaattgttttgttaaattcccttaaatttgcaaaaacaattaagttagtttaatttgtgttgagacaacattaagggattgtgtggaacccaattttttttacagtgtagatggtACCTAAATACTCCAGAAACAATTTTACACGTAACTTACAACCCTAGGAATTGACCTGAAagagaaaatgttttgttttgaccttatttggaagggtcatgaatattaatgagatgTGTCATGATGCTCTTGGTGCTCGTGTTAGTCTCTGATGCTCACATAGCAGCAAAAAATAGCAGTGAGCATTTTAATTCCATATTACTTCTTTTACAGCAACGATGTTgcaaagggcacctattttaccaccTTTTTAAGATAGAAATCTTTTGATTCTAcagaatatgtctgtaaagtttcagctcaaaaaacaCAGTAAGATGTGTTTaacaatcagattatttattaatagctTTAAGAATATTGGAGCAAATTGAATGTCTCTCAATCTCCActtcggctgcgtcagataaacagcacagtgacagacataaggTCTGCTAAGGAAGCAGATCTCGCGTAACGTTTGTGAGGAATACTACTgcaagaactttcccaatgattatttgatgtatttgttgtggagttagtTCAATCCTTTCaacaatgatgagtcacacacaatgtcctTACAAAGTTcacgtacacaaacacacatagcgCGCATGTCTTATTAATATGAGTATACGTGTTACTAtaaagacatgttaatacacgacTGTCAATCAATTAGGTAggcgcactcctacgtcacgttgcagtCATCCTCaaaatttggatcctatttttaacgtcaggaaaaaaaaataaaaaagagacttattgtgtttaaatcaccccaatatgactttGGACACTAtaactacacacagttctgtccaaaccgTTTACAAAAGATGCCCTTTAAAATTAGAAAATAGCGGGAAAAGATATTATTGTAATCTCACCAGGAAATGTTGCTGGGGGTGTACATATTAATGATTCATTGTCAAATATCCGAGACATTTGTTTTGTTCTAATTGGCCTGTTTTTCACCAGGATTTCACACTAACAGGATTTACAGGTGAATGAGGAAGCAATGGTGTTTAAGGCTCACTGTATGTCATTTCCATGCACTAAACTCTTATTATTAAACTATGCCCatgtatatccagattttcattttaTAGCACCTTGAAAGTTTACACCCATTTAATTGAGAGGTTAAGGAAATGATAGTTGCATGAGGAAAATGGATAATAGAGAGTGTCCTTGTTATCCAATCATCAACAacgtattgcaaaaaaaaaacaagtttcttGGAGCTCAGAAAGAAAAGGCTTTGTCTTCAGATCTGATCGCCTGGGGAAATATCAGTGAAGCTCACCATTCACCCTTGACCAACAATATCGTCCTTTGTAGATTAATTTTAGAGATTAGATTAAGGAGATGTGAACGGCGGTGATTGTTAGACAGGACTGAAATGCTGGACATGATATCACATATTGGCCGATGTATTAAAGCGCCTTTGTTTCTATGGAAAGTCTCCACTGTTTGTCACAGATCTTGCCATTTCCCCGAGAGGCCAGAGTGTATATGTCACTGCCATACGGCTGGCTGGCATGGAAACGTTGTCCTCGGCAGCTTGTTTTCATGTCGAAAGCCTAAATCAGCTCCCAAAAGGCCTTTTCTACTCTGTCAGAGGTTCTGCAGATCATGGTGCAAACAGCATGAAGGTCATGAGTTCAGTTCCCAGGAACTACATGATTTACAGTGTTTAGCCAAAATTTCAGCCAATGGTATAAAGCGCTTAATTCAACTCTTTAATGCATTAATTCAATCCTGGGATTAAGCGGTCATTGTGCAGTCTAATCTGGAGTAAGTTGCATAATGTAATCTCTGTAAAAAGGGTTATGTAATGACCCTGCCGTCGCAGTGACATTGACAGAAGTTTAGATGGCAGTTTTTTGACAGGTCTGAGGTCAGCATGTAGTGCACATACAGTATACGGTCCCTCTGTTTTAAGAGCATCGTCTCCTTCCCTCCCGCTATATGGTGTCCTTTGATAGTCTGCTTATTTTGAATTTAGTTTTAAAGCCCCAAATGTTCACTTTAAgtcagcattaaataaaaaacctATTTATCTCTTTAtaaatggtggctcagtggttagcactgttgcctatagcagcaaaaaggttgctggttccagtcccggctgggtcagttggcatttcggtgtgagttttgcatgttctcccctaaatgtgagtgtatatggatgtttcccagtattgggttgcggctggaaaggtatccactgcataaaacatatgctggaatagtttgcggttcattccactgtggcgacctctgataaaatCAGAGAtaaagctaaaggaaaatgaatgatcttACACTCATCTATTCTCTGAATGAACATTCTCGTATTTACACGAATCTCTCCTTCAATTATAATGATAGAAACTGCAAACCGCATACTCAAAACCATACCAAATGTGGTCATATATGCACAAATGAAACCACTCAGTTAAATATGTAAATTGAATAACTCGAGCTACAGATAATCTGTTTAACAGTGTTCTCACTAGTgcagcgttcagtttttccacttacaaagtccgccatgtaaatagcaaatgctgcacacaactgactcttaaagggaatgggagatgagactctgattggtttaatgcacgttgtGCTGAAAACACACCCattactcattaagagaataagcacaaccctgttagaccatgcgccagggtgcAGACCGTATTTTTCCATTTCTTAAATTgaaaaagtggatttggacactcCGTTAATGCTTTTAGagacatgtgctttagactttgtgcttagaTCATTAAGAGTCCTTTGTTCTGACCGCTAATAAACTCACAAAACAATGTGTATTGAGTATTATCTGGCATTTTTCATGTCTGACACAATCTCTTTTTGACCAAACTAATACTAAAGCCCCcaaagttttatttaaatctgCAATTTTAACTAAGCCACCATGAACAGAGGCAGTGTGTTTGTTTACAATTATATTGTGCTGATTATtcgtctgtttttttattatcgttgatgcatttacatcaaACAAATAGTGGAGCAAATACAAACATTCGCAATGTGGAAAGAAATCATGCTAATTTTTAGAGTATTTACTTATATGTGTAGAATTCAGTCTCAGAAAATTAGGTTTAGGCAGTAATTTGGATTTCTTTAAGTAATTTGCTTTTGTAGGAGTTTCAGTGTGTGTAATCCCATTCCTCTTGTAAGATGTCTGTGCTAACAACTTGCTTTCCTTCCCAATATACCTTTCTTCCTCTTCTCCACAGCTAATCAGAAGTCAGTAAATCAATAATCTGTCATTAATAATCAGTGATGTGATgtggaaaaaaacatttaactctGTCTCCTTTCTCTTTCTTGTTTTCTTCTCTTGTCTTCCAGTTGGTGTGCCACCAATGTTTTCTCTTTcctccttcattccttccttccttcctttcctcTTAGCCATCAAAAGCAAATGATAACTCTTGTTTTCCAGATTAACACAGTAAAGAGAGATCCATAAAAAAAATAGCAGGACGGCtgtagtaatagtaatatattGATGTGTGCGATGTTTCCTGTCCCTCATCTCACTGCACACATATAAACACTTCTCCAGAGGTCAGATTTGCAAAAAGGTGATTGATTGAGATCGATGCAGATGCTTCTGTGGAAACTGCAGGGTGAAGTGTGAGAAAGATACCTGGAATCTCAGGTGTGTTCCCTTCTGCAAGTGTCTGGCATATATCCTGGCATATATAGAAACGTGCATCTATATATGAAAATATTGAGTCAATAAAAGGATCACGGCTCACTGCTAACAGTTTATTTCCCCTCAAGAATTTTTCTGTGGAGTCAAAACAACCAAACATTAAAATGCACAGTTCAATTGGACAATTTTAATGCACAGTTTATATGAGTGGAAATAAAGCTTGCAAGAAAACGCTCGGCCTTGAACTAAAAAAGACAGCATGcataataattaatcataataaaaaagggaacgcacgcaaaaaaagaagagaagatcTAGAAGAGTTAAtgcctgtcagctaaaaacagaaaGTGGACATCAGTAAGACTTAGAGCGTTTTTAAGAAATACAGTACAACCGTTTCTGTTTCTGAAGGTCTGTTGTTTTTCCTCAGCTTGGCTCTGCTATGGAGCGTGTGTGGAGGTCGACTCTGACACAGAGGCAGTGGCGGGAAAAGGCTTCAAACTGACCTGCATCTCTTGCAAGATGAGAGGAGAAGTGGTTGCCTCCGCCACGGTGGACTGGTGGTTCATGGCCAAAGGCGAGAGTGAATTCACACACGTGAGTATGAGACAAAGAACAGGCAATGCAGCTTCATGTGACAGAGACACAGATGCTGCCTTtttccaccacacacacacacaaacacacacacacacacacatcatggaTTACCTAAATTAATGTGCAGTTGCTCAaatcctttttaaaattaaatttaaaagtgaatttaaaacacattaaaagtgcagcttaaagggattgttcacccaaaaatgaaaattctgtcatcatttactcatttggATTGTTAATGTGTTGGGCAGcataatggctcagtggttagttagcactgttgcctcacagcaagaacgtctctggttcgagtccctgctgggtcagttgtaatttctgtgtggagtttgcatgttctcccagtgttgggtttcctccaggtgctctggtttcccccacagtccaaagacgtgctctataggtgaattgaagaaattaaactggccgtagtgtttgaATGTATGtctgaatgagtgtttatgggtgtttcccagcactgggttgcagccggaagggcatccgctgcataaaacatatgctggaaaagttggcggttcatttcgctgtggcaatctctgaaataaagactaagtgaaaggaaaatgaatgcatgaacgaataaaaaaaaaaatcatttcacaCAATATAATTAACTCAGATGTTTTGCAATGAATAATATCAGAAGATAAACCATGTGTAAAATCTtagaaatttaaatgtaatttataataaatgctAAAGGCTTGAATATGGAAAAAAACCAATGttagtattaaaataaatatctcGTGGAATTGCACAAACTAAAACAAAGATTACATTGAAATAACGAGCTTGCGTTTGAATGACTTGACTTGCCAAGTATTTGGTTTGTATTTGTGGGTCCTGAAATTATCAACTATTTGAATGAAGTTTATTtgagctgtgaatatttcaacaacAATACATTTTCATACTTATAAATTCAATACTTCATCTTTAACTTCCACGTTTCAGTTTCAAaatattcagttcagtttaaaaaTACGATGTTTAAAAGTCAAACAgcaattttcagtttattttatttcagttcaaaaactCGCTTCcgtaaattcagtggatcaaattcagCCAAAGTGGATGCGGAcctgaccttaatgctttttgcaTCATGTACTTTAGACTTTGCCCCTAGATCATTAAAACAGAGCCCTTTGTGTGCATGTTTGCTTAATCAAATACTGTCTTTTTGAAAAAGAGACTGTTGGACTCCCACATCAACCATTTGTTTATAATCTCGTTTTATGTGGcaaagaaattcattcattcattttcttgtcagcttagttcctttatttatccggggtcaccacagcggaatgaaccgccaacttatccagcatgtttttacatagtggatacccttccagccgcaacccatctctgggcaacatccacacacacattcattcacacatacactacagacaattcatcctacccaattcacctgtagcgcatgtctttgaactgtgggggaagtTGGAGCACccgagggaaacccacgcgaatgcagggagaacatgcaaactgcatacagaaacgccaactgaccagcgaccttcttgctgttaggcgacagcactacctactgcgccacagcgtcgCACGTGGCAAagaaatgtatacttttattGTTGTCATCTCCTCGGGTACCTTCCTTTAAAATGTGGTTGTCTCAAGTATGTAGGCTATTTCCACTCAAGAAACTCACCTATGGCGTACTTCAAAAGTCTGATGACTTTTGGCAGCTATGGACACTTTTTTGGCATTACATGAATCATTTTTTCTGATTTTATCCTGTTTACTTATTTGCATATTTCCCCATTTTTTCCCACTGTATAGCCGAGACTGTATTTGTATAtgctgatttattaaaataacagatgaataaaaataaacaaataaataaataaaaacacaactgaATGTGTTTAATAGATGACTaacagacatctaaacgtagacagctttgctaaaacaaggctaaatttgggcagtcagtgaaaatataatagatgtttaaaaaaagcccaaaactagactagtcgtcaaatagacagattagacagacatTATATGTGTAGTcaatcatttctgtttatttgagagacttgttttggcctattcttagaagTCTAtttgattttcactgacagcccatatttagccttgttttagccaagacgactatgtttagacatctattagacatctattaaaaacGAAAAATGTTTGCTGGGGTGCCTTTCTCATTGGTTATTTGTCATAGCAGTCTCAGACGTTGATGAAAGCTCTTTTTCTTACAACTAGATCTACACTTATGCAGAAATGACAGCCAGCATAACAGACGAGCGCTTTGAAGACCGCCTGGCCTGGAATGGCAGTAAAAAAACAGACGACGTGCAGGACGGCTCAATTTACATCCTCAACGTCACCTTCAATGACACCGGCACCTTTCGATGCTTCTTCGACAGAATCCTCATCTTCCCCAACTATGAGTACCACACCAACGCCACAAAGTTCATCACCATCAGCGTAGTAGGACATGGTAGGTccatttttacattcattcattttccgtaATCAAggtttaccacagcggaatgaaccgccaactattctgggatatgttttatgcagcggacggCCTACTGGCTGCAACCAAGTAATGGGAAAGACCcctacactcttgcattcacacacacattcatacactacggccaatttagcttacccaattcacctatagagcatggctttggactgtggacCACGCACACAGGGAGagcatgaaaactccacacagaaatgccaactagtccagccgggacttgaaccagcaaccttcttgatgtgaggcgacagtctGAGCCACTGAGGCACCGTGCTGcccataaatgtaatttaaataaaaacagcaaatgtTTGCATAAAAATGCACATAACTGGCCATAAATGATATCTGTGCATTGTAATCCTAATCACCATACTTGCTTTGAAAAATGAATTATTTGTTGAGTCAAGGAGAGCAGTGATGAAGAgccatgctgctgctgctgctgctatgACAACACCTTTCATTGAGGGCTGTGTGTAAAGGCAACGACAGTGTCCTTGATTCTGACATCTCAAAGACTCTTCCATTCAGTGTTGACTCATCTGTCGTCATGCACACACCCTGAACTGCAGAGGATTTTCTGTGTTCTATCAGCCTGATTATCTTATCAGCGCCTTATTCTGATTTGTGTCGACATGATTAAAGGGAAAATTCAGCCAACAATAAACATTCTGCCATTTACTCATGCTTTGCTTGTTATGAACCAGTTTgagtttgttgaacacaaaaaggggtaagatattttgaagaatgtttgaaaagtcccggctgggtcagttggcatttctgtgtggagtttgcatgttctcccagcgttggttttctccaggtgctctggtttaccccagagtccaaagacatgcgctataggtgaattggatgaacttaattggccgtagtatatgtattggtgtttcccaggactgggtgtgggctggaagggcatccactgtgtaaaacacatgtcggaatagttggcagttcattacactgtgacgacccctgataaataagggactaagggaaATGAATTTAAATGGGTGAAATTGATGCCCTTTAATTCAAATGTAGTTTTGCAAAAAGACAAAttgataaaatgtatttaatttttttttttttattgggtgTGCTCATTTCTACaccatgatcttattttattcaattatttcagttattttgttaaattagtttCAGCTGTGGGTTTGATCCGGACTGCTTTAACATATATACACAAgtatattattaactattataactattataactattattaactattattaactattggttaataatatattataactaTTGGTTCCTATTCATCCTTTTGTTAACTGAGATCAACTAATATGTTGAAATATTAGAAAATGTCTACTTTGAAAAAAATGAACATGTGAAAAATGCTTGCATGTGTCCTTTAGACTGAAATGAGGCTTCAATAAAGCTCCAATCCAAATCTAAAGTACAATTTTAAACTGAGTTTGGCGGAATAAATTAATAGAAAATGGTATAAATGTATTGTGCTGTTTTAGTGGATTCCATACagttgagtgggcttgacaaattACAAGATACTATAAATTATAGGACACACTCCTCCCTCTCTTCTGCATTAGACACCTGTTAGAAACACTTCCATGTTTCTGCTTGTACATGTTCCggctcttttatatatttttataccttGTAGTTTTTTTCAACAGCCACATGCTCTATATTAAAGgtctttaaatatttgaaaagagaCTTCACATCCAAATCTGAAGTACAATTTTAAACTGAGTTTGttagaataaaaaaacataataaaaattaaaataaattataaactaaataaaactatcattttaatacaatgcaaaaattaaaaactaaactagAATTTTTATTGAAACTTAAagtcaaaataaacttttaagaAGTCAGCATGCGTGTTGTATTCCTGCTGAGAACATCTCTCTGGTCACATCACATATGCTTACAGTGATAATTGGATCAGACGCAACGTCATGTCATAGGCTGATTCAGACTTGCATCAGCACTGATGTCACAACTGAATCATTATGAAACTGTGTCTATCTTACATAATCATAAATGCTCAAACGTGTACAAATATGCTGATAACACACATTAAATCCCTGTGTTAATTCTCtttcaacagtattttttttgtactaaattaaaattatccTTAGACAATGTGCTTAAATTAAATGTAACCAAATATGTGAATCTGGATTGTCACAAGTGTCTATTTTTGCAAATGGCTGAATAAATAAGTTTTCCATTAATGTATGGTTTGTTAATATTCTATAATGGTCAATATCTGGCCGAGATAAAACTATTTGAATATCTGGAATCTAAGGGttccattaaataaataaataatacagaaaaatcGCCCTTAAAGATCCCATGAAATGAAAATAacgttttttttagatgttggtATTAGTATTGTTTGTTTTGATGATATTTATGAGTGATTGAGCatcaaaacatgaacaaaattCATGTTTATAGTAGAAAGTAGATAAAagactgatataaacatgtaaagcttgtagtttatcACTTCTGCAAAAATAGATCAACAtttacatcacctcatacttcagtttctcatcaaatcttaacaatcaaatcaaacatcaaatgctctctagtatctgaaatGCAGTGTTGGGCAATAATGCGTTACTGTAACGGCATTACTTTTGATagtaaaaaatacacattactttttaaatatatcaacTATTTCAATATAATACGTTAGTTCATTACTtggtaaattaattgattttagcTGCAGTCTAGCCTACATCTTTGGTGGAGGAAACAACCACTGTAAAGAAGACGCGTCATGTACAAGGAGCCAGATTGGACAAAAGTAAAGTGTGCACTAAGTGTGCACACAAGAGACGGGTTGCAcgcgagagagacagagagactattaacattactattaataattactattattaatactactaatgtttgttgttttaaataaataagcacacatttGTTATCTGAATAACgaacattatttttaatgtatagtgTTGTATATTGCTcagaaaaatgctgtttttattttttattgtttcacataTTTTTATAGCGGTTATACAACAGCAGATTTTGCTCTTTGAATATGCACAGCTTACTTTTATAAGTTGTTGACATACCACGTTTCTTTTGTGGTTAGTTTAAAAATTGCTTATCGATTTTGTTTTTGAGCAGCTGTTATGTTTCTGTTTTGCTTAAAATGCATAGAACATATGGTTGCTTAAAACAGCAGTTTTTTTGGTGCTGAATTTCACCAAATTGATTCTGAATGATGATTTACCTGATTTATTTCAATAAGGTTTTGTGATTGTTGTATATTGTCGCTATTTTCATACTCAGGCTGTGAAGGAACATGTTTAAGGATTAAATACAAGCTTTAAATTTTGCTTTCTTGTTTCTGAATATATTATTCAGCTAGTTGAtcacctattttatttatttttgtgctgctggtctaacttaaattcattttttatttaagtctGTCTTCTGTTTTAGTTGagaatgcaaattaattaaaactgtgaaGCTGATCAACAGTGTATTCTCCATGCAGCACTGACATGACATTATAAAGGCATTAAAAATGCTCTTTGGAAAAGTGACTCGGAAATGACCTCTAACAGTGACCAATACTTTTTGGTGTAACTGCTATTTTTCAGTAGCACAACACTGCTGATATAGCCCACCGTCTTCAAAAAACTCTTCACGTTTGATGGGCTTGAGCTCAACCACCATCACCAGCAGAGcgcaataaaacaaaatgctattgactgtttgtttttaaaggggaggatCTACACTATATGTACCACATTCTCttcatgttttggttgagattttGTCAAACAGAGTAAAAATGCACATTACAAGAGCACTTCACTGGACCTTTAAACTTGTCAGAATTCCCTTCTTAATCATGAACTTTACTAATGTACTTTAGTTTTGATAGAGTTATGAAAAGAAGTTTCCAAATGTCTTCATTGACACAATCTTTACCCAACAGAATTCtacaacacttttttttcataaagGGATAGTACACAATAAAATCAAGAGTGGTGGTGTTCACTTTTTTTCAGCAGAGCTTGTTCTAGAAGTAATTTTTCTATATGGATCATAAAAGAACTTTGTTAAAGTCCGACAAACCATAAATCAAACCAACCAGCTACAAAGGGAAACACATTACAGACTCTTATTTGAAGCAAAGAATAACAACTGAAAAAATAATGATGGGATTTTAATGGCAGAGAAAATTACAATCCCCTAAAAACACTGCAAATGacacttttattattaaataaataaataaataaaaaaataaaaatatatatatacaattttgctCATACAATGACTTTTCCCAACAGCACAAGGCTTATTTTTGTGAGCCACGGTTACATATATGTTAGTAAATTGAATTTGGGCTTTGTCCTACCTTCAGCAACCCGAGGGATGGCGTCAATCTTGTCTGAGGTGATGATGTACGTGTCCATTATCGGGCTGCAGTTGTGGCTGGTGGTGGAGATGGTTTACTGCTACAGGAAGATTGCAG
This sequence is a window from Danio rerio strain Tuebingen ecotype United States chromosome 16, GRCz12tu, whole genome shotgun sequence. Protein-coding genes within it:
- the scn1ba gene encoding sodium channel, voltage-gated, type I, beta a isoform X2, coding for MSALRLLWVPALLCLTHAWLCYGACVEVDSDTEAVAGKGFKLTCISCKMRGEVVASATVDWWFMAKGESEFTHIYTYAEMTASITDERFEDRLAWNGSKKTDDVQDGSIYILNVTFNDTGTFRCFFDRILIFPNYEYHTNATKFITISVVGHATRGMASILSEVMMYVSIIGLQLWLVVEMVYCYRKIAAAGEEALRESESKKSLKPKA
- the scn1ba gene encoding sodium channel, voltage-gated, type I, beta a isoform X1; translation: MSALRLLWVPALLCLTHAWLCYGACVEVDSDTEAVAGKGFKLTCISCKMRGEVVASATVDWWFMAKGESEFTHIYTYAEMTASITDERFEDRLAWNGSKKTDDVQDGSIYILNVTFNDTGTFRCFFDRILIFPNYEYHTNATKFITISVVGHATRGMASILSEVMMYVSIIGLQLWLVVEMVYCYRKIAAAGEEALRESEAEYLAITSESKDNCAGVAVAE
- the scn1ba gene encoding sodium channel, voltage-gated, type I, beta a isoform X4, giving the protein MRGEVVASATVDWWFMAKGESEFTHIYTYAEMTASITDERFEDRLAWNGSKKTDDVQDGSIYILNVTFNDTGTFRCFFDRILIFPNYEYHTNATKFITISVVGHATRGMASILSEVMMYVSIIGLQLWLVVEMVYCYRKIAAAGEEALRESESKKSLKPKA
- the scn1ba gene encoding sodium channel, voltage-gated, type I, beta a isoform X3, with translation MRGEVVASATVDWWFMAKGESEFTHIYTYAEMTASITDERFEDRLAWNGSKKTDDVQDGSIYILNVTFNDTGTFRCFFDRILIFPNYEYHTNATKFITISVVGHATRGMASILSEVMMYVSIIGLQLWLVVEMVYCYRKIAAAGEEALRESEAEYLAITSESKDNCAGVAVAE